The genomic stretch TCCTGAAGACGAAGCTCGTCGAACACGGATACGCGCCTGACCCCGAAGCTACACTCGGACGTATCGCAGAATCCGAGAGCGACGTCTACTCAGCCTCAGATGATACGACGGCTGACGAGGAGTCGGCTACCGAGAGGGTCGACAGACTCCTGACGAAGTGGCTCTCGGTATTCCTCGACCAGGGGAAAGCCCACTGGTCGATGCCCAGCCGTGAGGAGGGCTTCTATACTGCCTTCCTAACGGTGGCTCGCAACGACGGCGAGGTTCCCAACACGAAACGTCTGACTGAGCTCTCCACCGACCCCGCCGAAGCCATATCAGAGATACTCAGCGAGTATCCTCGGTCGGAGTGGCAGACTGTATTCGAGTACCATCTTACGGCTCTGCCGGGATGGACGGGATTCATCAAACAACGTATCGACGACGGCGATAGCTGGCAGTCTGCTTATCCCATCACACTCACCGAGTACGTCGCGGCTCGGTTAGTTCTCGCGGATATAGTCGACGCGCCGATACATCCCGAGGAGGCGTCAGATCCCCGGTTCCTCGACGACGCGAATCCTACGCAAACCGACACGTATGACGACTCTGTCACGTTACCGCTCCCGGCTGTCTGGCTCTCGGCATGGGAAGCCACATACAGGAATCAACTCGTCGACGCAGTCTCCGAAGAAAGTGAGAGCCTCGAACAGAGCCGGAGCTCCACGTCTACCTCTACCTCTACTTCTACCGACGGAGACAGCCACCGACCCGACGCTCAGCTCGTTTTCTGTATCGATACTCGTTCGGAGATCATCCGCCGCCACATAGAGGCGACGGGTGACTACGAGACACACGGATACGCCGGCTTCTTCGGGGTTCCGATGCGTTATAAGGGCTACAACACAGACGTGGCTGCCGACGCTTGCCCACCTATCGTCGAGACACAGCATTACATAGTCGACTCCCCGAGCGACACGGGCAACCAGGAACGTATCGCTCACGACCACTGGACGAACCTCTTCGGTGCCGCGACGGATCTACTGAAGACTCTGAAGGGCAACGCCGCTACAGTCTTCAACTTCGTCGAAGCCACCGGCAGTGGCTACGGTCCTATGCTTGCCACCCGCACACTCCTCCCGAGACGTGTCTATGACTTCCTCGAAACCAAGGACGACTTCGTTCCCAACCACCACGAGTTCTGTGAGCTGTCTGTGGGTAATCAGTGTCTGAGTGATGGACTCACCCTCGATGACAAGGTCGAGTATGCCACGACAGCCTTTGAACTCATGGGATGGGAGGAGTTCTCGCGTCTCGTCGTCTTCGTGGGTCACGCGAGCGAAACCACGAACAATCCGTTCGGTTCGAGTCTCGACTGTGGCGCGTGTGCGGGCAACCCCGGAGGTCCAAACGCACGCGTCCTAGCCACTGTATGTAACGACAACGCCGTCCAAGAAGAGCTACGAGACCTCGGGTTCGAGATACCCGACGACACGGTCTTCGTCGCCGGCGAACACAACACTACGACCGACGAGATAGAGCTTTACACTGACGGGGTTCCCGAGAGCCACGAGGCTGAACTCGAACAGCTCAGCGAGGACCTCGCTACGGCTCGCGCGGGTGCAGCGTCTGAACGTTACTCAGACTCGGACTCCGGAGGTATACGTGAGACAGAGCGGCGGTCTGCCGACTGGGCAGAGACACGTCCCGAATGGGGACTCGCTGGCAACGCCTCGTTTGTGATAGGACCACGTCAGCTCACCTCGGGTCTCGATCTCGACGGAAGAGCCTTCCTTCACTCGTATGACTGGTCTACCGACCCCGACGGAGACGCACTCGAAGCCATCATGACTGGACCTATGGTCGTCACACAGTGGATCAACAGCCAGTACTACTTCGCAGCCGTCGACACCGCAGTCTACGGCAGTGGATCGAAGGTGACACACAACCCCGTCGGTAACATCGGCGTCTACCAGGGCAACGGCGGCGACCTGATGACCGGACTACCTCTCCAGTCACTCAGGAAGTCCGACGACGAGCTATACCACAAGCCCCTGCGTCTCTCGACGGTTATACACGCGCCACTCGAACGCGTCAACCAGGTTCTGTCAGACCACAAGGAGGTGACCCAACTCCTCGACAACAGCTGGCTCTCTCTTACGGTCGTCGATCCGACTCAGGGTCACAGAGCCTTCGATTACGAGGGCGAGTTCGACTGGACATCCGTCTCCGGCGAAACCCGGTCTAAACCAGAGTCAGACTCAGAGCCCGAGGTGACCGACTCTCGGATTGCGGCGGACGACTAATCCGCCATCTCGGTTAGAACCAAGACTGAAGACAGTTAGTACTGTCTTTTAATATCTAAAATTTACTATAGATATACTAATATTTATATACTGAAGTACGTCTAAACGAGTCTGTGTATAAAGATAAATCAGTGTGAGGCAGCATAGTTTAAACTAGCCTGAGGTCACGTCTGAGCCATCAGTCCAAAACCCCGAAACAATGAACGACTCACTCTACGAACTCATCGTCGAGGAGAGTAACGACGGTGTCTTAGTCGCACAGGACGGCGAGGTCGTCTACGCCAACCAACGTCTACAGGAGATGACTGGCTACTCCGACGACGAGATACTCGGTTCGTCAAAGACGATGGCTGTCGCGCCCGAGTACGTCAGAGAGGTCGAGGGGTACCACCGAGCACGTATGGAGGGGAAACCCGCTCCGAGCCGGTACGAGGTCGAAATCCAAACCGAAGACGGCGACCGTGTCCCTGTCGAGCTTTCTGTCAGCCGGGTCATATACGAGGGGGAGCCGGTATCAGTCTCATTCTGGCGGGATATAACCGAGACGAAGGAGAAGACACGGGAGCTACAAGACCTCAAGCGTGAGTACGATTCGGTCTTCGAGAACGTCCAGGACGCCCTCTTCCTACTCAACGTCGATCAAGACGGTACGGTTTGGTTCCAGCGGTTTAACCAGAGAGAGGAGGAGTACACAGGCAAGTCGACCGAGGAGATCCGTGGCAAGACTCCCGTCGAGGCTTTCGGCGAGGATCTCGGCTCAGATCTACGCGCAAACTACCGCGAATGTGTCGAACGCCAGGAGACGGTGACCTACGAGGAAGAGATTACACTCGGCGATGAGACGCGTGTCTGGCAGACTAAGTTAACCCCTGTCGTCGTCGACGGACGTGTCGAGAAGATCGTGGGATCGGGACGTGACATCACCGAACGTAAGGAGTACGAGGAAGACCTCGAACGCGCCCGGAAGAGACTCCGAGTCCTCTTCGACGAGGCACCCGACGCGATGGCTATACACGGCTCCGAGGGTGAGATTCTGGACGTGAATCGGGGTGCCGTCGACTACACCGGCTACTCACGTGACGAACTACTCTCTATGAATGTCTCCGACTTCGAAGCCGGGAAAGACGAGGAAGACCTGCGTGAGATGTGGTCTGAGATGGAGCCGGGCGAGACTGCGAAGCTCGAAACCCGACACAGACGAGCCGACGGATCGACCTATCCCGTCGAGGTCTGGGTATCGAGGATAGACGTCCACGGCGAGCCCCGGTATCTCGCGCTCGCACGTGACATCACTGAGCGCAACGAGTACGAGGAAGAGCTGGAGGAGAAGAACGCCTTACTCTCGACTCTCTTCGAGTCATTGCCCGTCGGGGTTCTGGCTGAGGACAGCTCGCGCAGGGTTCTGAAGACTAACCAGCAGATGTTCGATCTCTTCGGCATACCTGGAGATCCTGACGAAGTCGTCGGAAACGACTGTGAGAAGATGGCGGACGAGATGAAAGACCTCTTCGTCGACTCCGAGGGGTTCGTGGAACGTATCAACAGTATAGTCGAGAGCAACGAGCCGGTCGATAAAGAAAAGATCCAACTCGTAGACGGACGTACATTTGAGAGAACCCATCGACCTGTTGAGATGCTAGGCGACGACGGTCATCTCTGGATCTACCGTGACATCACACAGAACAAGGAGTACGAGAACGAGCTTAAACACGCACGTGAAGAGCTTCGTCAGGTAATAGATCTCGTCCCGGATATGATATTCGCTAAGAACCGAGAGGGTAAGTATCTCCTCGCAAACCAGAAGACAGCCGACGTCTACGGGTCAACTTCCGAGGAGATCGAAGGCTCATTCGAGAAGGAAGTCATCCCCAATCCCGAGGACTCCGAGGAGTTCCGACGTGACGACATCGAGGTCATCGAGTCAGGCGAGCCGAAGCAGAATCCCGTCGAAACCATAACGACCGCCGACGGCGAGAAACGTGTCCTACAGACGACGAAGATACCCTACAAGGTTCCCGGAACCGGCGAGGACGCTGTTCTCGGATACGCGCGTGACGTGACCGAACTCAAGGAGTACGAGGAGGAGCTCGAAGAACAGCGTGACAGCCTCGAAGTCCTCAACCAGGTAGTCCGCCACGACATACGTAACGACCTCCAGCTCGTCTTAGCCTACACCGACGCTCTAGAGATGTACGTCGAGGAGGAGGGCGAGAAATACATCGAGAAGGTTCTCGACGCCGCACGTGACGCAGTCGACATCACGACGACGGCGCGCGACGTCACCGAGGTAATGCTCCAGTCGGAAGCCGACAGATGTCCCGTGAACCTGAGACTGACTCTTGAGAACGAAGTCGACGACGCACAGTCGAACCACGAAAATGCCCTTATTACGGTAGACGGTTCTGTCCCCGACGTAGATGTACTTGCCAACGACATGCTGGAGTCTGTCTTCAGGAACATACTCAATAACGCCGTCCAGCACAACGACAAGGAGGTAGCCGAGGTAACTGTCTCGGCAACCGTCGAGGGTGAAGACGCAGTCGTCAGGGTAGCCGACAACGGACTAGGGATTCCCGACGAGAGGAAGGAGGAGATATTCGGAAAGGGTGAGAAGGGACTCGAAAGCGAGGGAACCGGCATAGGTCTCTACTTAGTCCACACACTCGTAGACGAGTACGGCGGCGATGTCTGGGTAGAGGACAGACACGACGGAACCGAGGGATCAGTCTTCAGGGTCAGACTTCGAACCGCCTAACCCACCCGTCAAGAGCGACTTGACCGAACTATATTTGAGTCCACCCCGAACAGAGTATAGTATGACGAGAAAGGCGACTGCGATAGCCCATCCGATACAGGGTCTAATCAAGTACCACGGTCTACGTGACGACGAACTCCGTATCCCGTACCACGACTCGATCTCTGTCTGTACCGCACCGTCCTCGACCAAGACGACAGTCGAGTTCGGACACGAAGACGACACCGTGATAGTCGACGGAGAAGAGATAGACGACTCGGGGTATGAGAGAGCATCTAAGATACTCGACAAGGTGCGCGAGATATCCGACGTCAGTTCGGGAGCAAGAGTCGAGTCGGAGAACACATTCCCGTCAAACGTCGGCTTAGGCGCGTCGTCGTCGGGCTTCGGAGCGCTCTCTGTCGCCGCGGTGAGGGCAGCGGGTCTCGACCTAAGCTTAGAGGAGATATCCGCTATAGCACGACGTGGGGCGACTTCTGCGACGAGGAGCGTAACGGGAGGCTTCTCACATCTCCGGACGAGCATGGTCGACGAAGAGTGTGCGTCCGAACGTATTCAGACGGGATTCGACGAGGACGACCTCAGGATAGTCGTCGGACTCGTCCCCGAGTTCAAACACACAGCGCGCGCACACGACGAGGCGGCGGAGTCGCATCTCTTCGAGAGCCGTCTCGCGTACATACACGGTGCTGTCGCCGAGATGCGGAAGTCCTTACGTGACGGCGACTTCGACGAGACCTTCTCCTCAGCCGAGAGCGACTCACTCTCGCTACTCGCGGTCACTATGACGGGACCCGAGAACTGGATCTACTGGCAGCCCGAGACACTCGAACTCCTCGAACTCGCGCGCGGCCTGAGAGACGACGGCGTCCCCGTCTACTTCTCGACCGACACCGGAGCGACCGCCTACCTCAACACGACTAAGGAACACGCCGACAGGGTCGCTGACGAAGTCGAAGACCTCGGGGTCGAGTCACGCGTCTGGAAGGTCGGTGGGAGCGCGAGGACGGTCGACGACCATCTGTTTTAACATCTCACAGAACCTCTATCGAGTAAGATGGACACCGAAGACCTCAGACGCGACATGCCAGCACTCGACGACTGCGTCTACCTCAACACAGGGGCAAGCGGTCCGTCTCCGAGGCGCGTCGTCGAAGCCGGGGAGGAGTTCCTTGAGTACCACGAGTACGACTCTCCGGCACGTGAGGGGATGTATACCTCCGCAGCCGACGTCCTCGCCGAGACCCGCGACTCCGTAGCGAGCCTCGTAAACGCAGACTCCGATGAGAGCGAGATCTGTCTCACACAGTCGACTACCGAGGGGATAAACATAGTCGCCGAGGCACTCGACTGGGAAGAGGGCGACAAGGCTGTGATGACTGACATCGAACATTCGTCGGGCATACTCCCGTGGAAACGTCTCCGCGACTTACACGGAATAGATGTCGAGGTCGCCGAGACTACCGACGGCTACCTCATGCGCGAAGAGGACGACAGGGACGCCTTCAAGGACGCCGTCGCCGACGCAAATATTGTCTGTCTCAGCTCTATCTCGTGGAACTACGGTACACGTCTCGACGTTGAGGACGCAGTCGGTATCGCCCACGACGCCGGAGCGAAGGTTCTCGTCGACGCCGCCCAGTCGCCGGGACAGGTCGGTGTCGATGTCAAGGACTGGGAAGCCGACTTCGTCGCAGGGACGGGACACAAATGGCTCCTCGGACCCTGGGGCGCCGGATTCCTCTACGCCGACTCGGAAGCCGTGGAGGGAACGAGATCGAGCCGTGTCGGGTACAGAGGCGTCAAGAACCCCAACGACGACGATTTCGAGTACGAGGACGGAGCGAGACGGTTCGAGATCGCTACGCTTCCCGCGGCTACCTACGCCGGCTTCGCCGAGGCGGTAAAGACCTTCGAGGAGATCGGTCTCGGAGAGGTCGAGGACGAGATACGGCGTCTCACCGACCGTCTCAAGGACGGTATAGACGACGATCGTCTCATAAGTCCTAGAGAGTACGAGTCGGGTCTCGTCTCCTTCGAGGCTGACGACCCTGAGAAGCTCGTCGAACGTCTCTCAGACGACTCGGTCGAGATTAGGAGCATACCAGACCCCCACTGCGTCAGAGTCTCGGTACACGCCTTCAACAACTCCGAAGACATCGACGCCGTTCTCGAACGTATCTAGCATCTAAAATGTGCACCGTACTCTTCGCGAAGAACGTCTTCGAGTCCTACCCCGTCGTTATCGCTGCCAACCGTGACGAGTCCTACGACAGGGAGTTCTCGTCACCTGAGACGCGCGAGACTGAGGATGAGGGGGACAGTGTCGACTGGATCTTCGCGCCGCGTGACGAGCGCGAGGGAGGGACGTGGATAGGCTTCAACTCCGAAGGGACATCGGTGGCTGTCACCAATATAGAAACAGAAGACGGAGACAGCCAAGACAGTAACACAGACGACGAGACAGAGGTTAGATCGCGCGGTCTCCTGTGTGACGACGTCCTCTCGGAGTCAGGTGACATAGAAGACCTCGAAGACGTCGTCAGGCACTCGGTCGACGAGAACGAGTACGAGGGCTTCAACCTCGTCGTTGGGACGACGTCCCGCGCCTTCGTGGCTGTCTACGACGGTGACCTCGACTTCGTCTACCCCGAAGACGGGATTCACGTCGTGACCAACTCGCGTTTCGACGACCCCGACGACAAGGCGGTAAGAGTCAGCGACAGCCTACCTGAGCCGTCACTCGGTCTCGACGACTGGGTCGATGAAGCCGAGTGTCTTCTTTCGAGGGACGACATCGATGTCTGTCTCCACAGCCACGAGGACGACGACAAGGGCACGACGTCTTCGAGCATAATCGGAGTCAGAAACCCCGATGTATCCGAGTCCTTCTATCTCTTTGCCGACGGCGCGCCGTGTGAGGCGGATTACGAGAAGTTTACTCCTCCTGGTTCTCCTGGTTCTGGTTCTGGTTCCGGTCGAAGCTCCTGAGCTGTTCGGCGTCAGTGAAGGCGTACCTCGTCACGAGTAGACTACTCGTCATGCTTGTGAGACCTCCTCCTGCGAAGATCATCGCCATTATGACGAACTGGTACTCGGCGGCGTAGACCGGATTCGTTCCAGAGATTATCATCCCTGTCATTATTCCGGGTATCCAGACCCATCCGAGGCTCTTGAGTGAGTCTATCACGGGTATCAGGGACGCACGTACACCCGTCTCGACGTGGCGCGAGACGACACGTGACGGAGCGGCTCCGAGTGAGAGACCCGCCTCTATTCTCTCTCTGTTCGACTCTATCTCGTCCTTGAGACGGTCGAGAGCGAGCGAGTTGGTCTTCATCGAGTTGGCTATCACCATGCTACCTACGGGAACGAGGTCACGTATCCTCGGCTCTATCGCCCCCACGGCTGTCATAGTCAGTATCACAGTCGTGGCTCCGACGGTCACAGAGACGGAGGCGACCCTCAGAACCCCGGGGAACCCCTCGGCGCGATCCTTAGATATCCAAGCCGCTCCCCCAAGCATGAAGATGAGGACGACACCGCCGTAGTAGACGGGGAGTGTGAGTATGAGTCCTATGACCGATCCCATCAAGAGAACCTGTACGAAACCCCTGACGAAGGCGGCTCCCATCTCCCTTTCGAGACCCAGTCCTCTGAGGCTCGACACAGCCAGAACTACGAGGGCTATGGCTGTCGCGGCTCCGACCTGTTTCAGACCCTTCAGAACCACGGGATCCTCGAAGCTCTCGACGAGAGACTCGATCACGTCTCTATGACCTCCTCTACTGACCCCGACCGGGTTACACGTCCGTCCCTGAGACGTACCGCTGTGTCACACAGACGTCTCGCCTGCGACTTGTCGTGTGTGACGACGACACCGGTCATACCCTCTGTCTCCCTGAGCCTCAGAACCACCTCCTCAACTGCCTCCTCTGCGCGCGAGTCGAGGCTCGAAGTCGGCTCGTCGAGGAGTATCACCTCGGGCTTGTTGAAGACGGTGCGTGCTATCGAGACTCTCTGAGCCTCTCCTCCCGACAGGTTCGAGACCTCCCTTTCGGAGTATCCCTCGAGACCCACACGTTCGAGAAGCGACCCGACCTCCTCGTCGTCGAACTCCTCGTCACGCAGACGTCTTCCCATAGTCACGTTGTCATAGACTGTTCCCTCGACGAGTGCGGGTGACTGTAGAACCAGACCCACTCGTCTACGTAGCTCTCTCGGGGGGATCTCTCGGTAGTCGACTCCGTCAACGAGTACGGTGCCTCGCGTGGGCTCGTCGAGACGGTTGAATAAACGCAGAAGAGACGACTTACCGGCTCCTGACGGTCCGACGACGCCCAGGAACTCGCCCTCTTCGACCGATACCGAGACCGAGTCGACGACAGCCTCACCCTCGATCTCACGGCTCAGGTCACGTGTCTGTATCTTCGCCTGCGTGGATTCGGCGCCTTCCCGGTTCGCGCGGATCGGTTGTGTCTCTGAACTCTTTCCCATCGGTGTAGTATACGCCGGTCTCCAAGAAATACACCGGGGAAAGACTTATGTTAACACGTACCAATCTTCACGTGAATGGTTGACACACGACCCACAGTGTCTAAGAAGAGGTTTCTGACCGACCGCGCGAGACGTATATTCGAGGGACTCGGCTACTCAGTAGATGCCGACTCCGACGACGAGACACTGAGTGCCGAGAGGGACGACAAAGTCGTACGTATCGCGCCGCTTCCCGAGACCGAGATAGAAGACTCAGACGGGGAGACTGCGTGCCCCTTCCAGTGGCAGGACGACAAGTACTGCTTCGTCGCCGACTCGGAGTCAGGGGATCTCGAACGTGTCAAGAAGGCGGTCACAGATCTCGTACCGTCGGGAAGCGACTGGGTTGTGATGGGAGTCACCGAGTCAGGCTACGAAGTACACGGTTAGTCTCTTCGTCTTCTCTCGTTTCTCTAAAGGGTCGGGTTTTTACGTCGGAAGGAGTTACTGTGTCCTGGTATGTCTCTCGATCTCGGTGTTGGACTTAGACTTGGACTCGGGCTTACTCCGGATATGCTCGTAGTCTTCACGGTTATTCTGGTGGCTCTACTCCTCTTCGTGACCGAGCCGGTGCCGATAGACATCACAGCTATCGGCATAATGGTGGCTCTGATGGTTCTCGAACCCTGGACACAGATATCGCCGCGTGAGGGGATTTCGGGCTTCGCTAACCCCGCGACGGTCACGGTTCTCGCCATGATGCTTCTGAGTGAGGGGGTGAGACGCACAGGAGCGATACATAGGCTCGGCTCTACCGTCTCGGAGATAACCGGAGACAGTGAGACGAAACAGCTGGGTGCTACAGTGGGTATAGTCAGTCCCCTCTCGGGGTTCATAAACAACACCGCGGCTGTGGCTATCCTCCTGCCCATGGTTACCAACCTCGCTCAGTCGAAGGGTACCTCGCCGTCTAAGCTCCTCCTTCCGATGTCGTATGCGTCTATGTTCGGAGGAATGCTCACACTGATAGGCACCTCGACAAACTTACTCGCGAGCAACGTCTCGGAACGTCTCGGCGTCGGTTCTTTCAGCATGTTCGAGTTCACACATCTCGGCGTGATAGTCCTCGCGTGGGAACCGTCTACCTCATGACGGTCGGTCAGAGGCTCACGCCCGAGAGGATAAAGCCCGAGGAGAAGACGTCGGAGTCCGAGAAGTTCGTCTCGGAGGTAACAGTCCTTGAGGGGTCGCCTTTCGTCGGGATGACTGTCAAAGAGGCACTCGACACTGTCAACCTCGACTTCGAGATTCTCCGTATACACCATGGCGACAGAGAGATCGCAGACACCGACTCTATAGAGGCGACTACGGTACGTCCCGACGACGTCTTCGTACTCAGGGCGACTCAGGAAACACTCGCGTCTCTCCTCGACATAGAGGGTGTCAGCCTCGAACCTGAGGAAGAGGAAGTCGAGGAGGGCAAGACACTCGTCGAGATAGTCGTGACCTCGGGAGCCTTCTTAGAGGGAGAGACTATCCGAACCGCCGAGTTCGAGGAGAGGTACGACTCGACGGTTCTGGCTGTGAGGAAAGGCGCGGAGGTGATACAGAAACGTCTGAGTGAGATCCGTCTACGTCCCGGAGATCTACTCCTGATAGAGACCGAGACCGAGACCATAGAGATGCTCGGCGACGACCCCGACATACTCGTCGTGGGCGAGGTCGACAGACAGAACTTCAGGACGTCGAAGATCAAGATCGCAGTAGGAGTAGTCGCGGGTGTGGTCGGACTCGCCGCATTCGGCGTCCTGCCTATACTCGTCTCGGCACTTGCGGGCGTCTTAGCCATGGTGGTCACGGGCTGTATCAGACCCAACGAGCTCTACGACGCGGTTCACTGGGACGTCTTTTTCCTCCTCGCGGGCGTCATACCTCTCGGAATCGCGCTCGAAAAGACGGGAGGAGCCCGGTTCCTCGGCGATCTCGTAGTTAGCAGTGCTAACTTCCTCCCGCCTATCGGTGTCCTCGCTCTCTTCTACCTCGTAACCGCGTTACTCACCAACATTGTCAGCAACAACGCGAGTGTAGTCCTCATGATCCCTGTCGCAGTAGAGGCGGCGTCACGTCTCGGTGCCAACGAGTTCTCGTTCGTCCTCGCAGTTACCTTCGCGGCTTCGACGGCTTTCATGACCCCCGTGGGATACCAGACCAACCTCTTCGTCTACGGTCCGGGTGGATACAGGTTCACCGACTACCTCCGTGTCGGCGGTCCTCTCCAGATATTACTCGCCGCCGTCACGACCGGAGGGATCGCCTTCTTCTGGGGTGTCTGATCCTACCTTACTCTATCTCACGAGACCCACGGCACCCACGCTCTCAGCCAGAATCCAGACGACGAAGACGCCGTAGACTCCTAGGAGGAGGTAGGCTTCGCGTCTGCTGAGTTTGAGGTCTGTCCTGAGGAAGACGAACAGGACGACTGTGGCGAGTACTAGAAAGCCCATCATGGGAACGACGTGTGAGAAGACCACTGTGTCTGTCCCGACAATCATTATACCCGCGGGAACAGCGACTAGGAGGTCGAATGTGTTGCTACCTAAGACGTTGGCGAGGCTCACGGTTCCCTTCCCCGATCTCATGGCTTCGACACTCACGAAGGCGTCGGGTAGGCTCGTGCCCGCGGCGACGACAATCAGACTCCAGAAGAAAGCCGGCGTGTCAAATACCTCACCGAGACCTTCGGCGGATCTCACGAGACCCTCGACTCCGACGACTATGACGCCTAAGCTCACGGCTAAGACAGCCCAGTTCTTCGCGGGCGAGACGTCCGACTCGGGGGCGTCGTAGTCAGCAGTGTCGAGGTACTGTATGAAGACATACAGGAGATACAGGAGGAGTGGCACGGCTGCTAGGAGACGTGTGACACGTCCTTCGAGGAGGTCTCTTCCTCCGACGGGGTTGTATATGACTGCGAACGAGAAGGTGAGGAGAAGTGTCGCTACAGAGACCATGTAGAACTGTGTCTCCTTGTAGACTATGTCGCGGTCGATCTCTACTGTTCCCCCGTTGTACAAGACCGAGAGAGCGGGTATCACGAGTATGTTGAATACCGCGGAGCCGACTATGGCTCCGACCCCTATCTCGAACTCACCCCTGAGTGCCGAGAGGACTGTCGCAGATATCTCGGGCATGCTCGACCCCACGGCGGCGATCACGGCTCCCTGAACGATACCCGGTAAGCCGTAGTAGGCGGCGAGCTTGTCGGCGGAGTCCTCGAAGTAAGAAGACGACTTCCAGATAACCACCGACGAGACAGCCGCGAGACCGAAGAGAAACAGGGCTTCGATGACCATGTCGTCTGTAGACACGACCCCGACGAAAATCCACCGGTCTGTGGTCTCGAAACTAATATCTTTGTCGCGGTTATATCCCACTGTAGTGACCGTCGATATTCTCCATCTGAGCGACACACATCTCGGATACAGACAGTACCGGAGCGACCTGAGGCGTCAGGACTTCACCGACGCCTTCGAGGAAGCGGTCGAGGTCGCCGTAGAGAGGGACGTCGATGCCGTAGTACATACGGGTGACCTCTTCGACTCGCGTGATCCCTCG from Candidatus Afararchaeum irisae encodes the following:
- a CDS encoding sodium:calcium antiporter, whose translation is MVIEALFLFGLAAVSSVVIWKSSSYFEDSADKLAAYYGLPGIVQGAVIAAVGSSMPEISATVLSALRGEFEIGVGAIVGSAVFNILVIPALSVLYNGGTVEIDRDIVYKETQFYMVSVATLLLTFSFAVIYNPVGGRDLLEGRVTRLLAAVPLLLYLLYVFIQYLDTADYDAPESDVSPAKNWAVLAVSLGVIVVGVEGLVRSAEGLGEVFDTPAFFWSLIVVAAGTSLPDAFVSVEAMRSGKGTVSLANVLGSNTFDLLVAVPAGIMIVGTDTVVFSHVVPMMGFLVLATVVLFVFLRTDLKLSRREAYLLLGVYGVFVVWILAESVGAVGLVR
- a CDS encoding ABC transporter permease; this translates as MIESLVESFEDPVVLKGLKQVGAATAIALVVLAVSSLRGLGLEREMGAAFVRGFVQVLLMGSVIGLILTLPVYYGGVVLIFMLGGAAWISKDRAEGFPGVLRVASVSVTVGATTVILTMTAVGAIEPRIRDLVPVGSMVIANSMKTNSLALDRLKDEIESNRERIEAGLSLGAAPSRVVSRHVETGVRASLIPVIDSLKSLGWVWIPGIMTGMIISGTNPVYAAEYQFVIMAMIFAGGGLTSMTSSLLVTRYAFTDAEQLRSFDRNQNQNQENQEE
- a CDS encoding ATP-binding cassette domain-containing protein; amino-acid sequence: MGKSSETQPIRANREGAESTQAKIQTRDLSREIEGEAVVDSVSVSVEEGEFLGVVGPSGAGKSSLLRLFNRLDEPTRGTVLVDGVDYREIPPRELRRRVGLVLQSPALVEGTVYDNVTMGRRLRDEEFDDEEVGSLLERVGLEGYSEREVSNLSGGEAQRVSIARTVFNKPEVILLDEPTSSLDSRAEEAVEEVVLRLRETEGMTGVVVTHDKSQARRLCDTAVRLRDGRVTRSGSVEEVIET